TACGGAAAACGAAGACTTGCGTAGGTTGGTCTCGATAAGCTTATAGTCCCCTTCCAAAACGATATCTACTTCATTATCTGTTGTGTATGATGAATATTTTAAAAAATCGTAAATTGGAACAGTTCGCGCATTTTTAGATAAAAATCCACGAATCATATTAGCGGTAATATTAGCAGGATTTCCTTTCCATAGCACTTCGCCTTGGGCATTGAGTAAAACTCCGTAAGGCAGTGCTCTTACCTTGTGCTTCTTAAAATTTTCTCCTTCATAATCAATACTTACAGCCAATTTGGAGTGGTGTTTTTGTAAGAAAGGCTTTACCACATCGGGGCTTTCTTGAGTTAATGAAATTACATACAAATCATCACGGAATTGCTCTTGTAAAGTGGTTAAATATGAAGCCACCGTAATGCACGGAGCGCACCAAGTTGCCCAGTAATCAATGAAAAACAGCTTTTTATCTTTAGGGGAAGCCAATTCAGAATACTCTATGCGTTGTGACATTGTCAATTGCGCCCTTAAAAGGGGAATGCCTAACAATATAAGACAACTGCTAAGTATGATTTTCTTTTTCATAGGGTTATTTCTTAAAATAATTTACTTTCAACATCAAAAATCTTACCAAATTTTATAACGTCCTAAAAATAAATTTTGTATGATTTTAGCCGATTGCGAATAAAACCAAACTGTTAAATAAATTCATCTAAAGCAAATAATCAATATGACTTTAATATTAC
This genomic window from Capnocytophaga canimorsus contains:
- a CDS encoding TlpA family protein disulfide reductase, yielding MKKKIILSSCLILLGIPLLRAQLTMSQRIEYSELASPKDKKLFFIDYWATWCAPCITVASYLTTLQEQFRDDLYVISLTQESPDVVKPFLQKHHSKLAVSIDYEGENFKKHKVRALPYGVLLNAQGEVLWKGNPANITANMIRGFLSKNARTVPIYDFLKYSSYTTDNEVDIVLEGDYKLIETNLRKSSFSVIERNKNITLIRGNLSQIFAYLLKINQKQIFIENDDITYELLIKNNLNSLENEKAIFHLLLKDLKMNMFEKSTSGRVFVVDLPENTSKYWDNNQIGWGEQNSKFLIDDTQFSADDISVFDFIYKLSELSEVPIVLKNSRKSSEQLFDWEVHYKFFDLMKSNLNDFGITVEERTENYPIYIIERI